GTCAGGCAGAGTTGACCCAGGGCGCGATTCTCCTCCAGGTTCCCCCCAACGCACCCCCGGTTAGGGCCAATACGACAGCTGTCACCGTTGCCGTTATGGGTGGGACGGCGCTTCTTTCAACAGGCCCGCCTGCAAAATTTATGGTTCTCGAAGGAACCGGCACGATTTATCCCCTCGGCCACCCTGAAAAAGCTGTGACTGTTCGTGGCGGCGAAATGGTTATCGCCGAAGGCGGGCACGTTAGTAAGCCGGAAAAATTCGATGTGAAACTGGTGCTGGCGACGTCGCCGCTGGTCGCGGATTTTCCGTCGCTGGCGAATTTGCCGCTCATCCTGGCGGTGGCGGATCAGCAAGCCGCGCAGCAGCAAGTCGTGGTATCGAATCGGCCACCTTACCAGAGCATGCTCGACACGATCGACGTGACCGATCAGAGCGCCACCTCAAATCCGGCTGTTGTGGATGTTCGAGTTGAAACGCCGACTCCGAGCCCGCCGCCACCACCACCGCCGCCGAGCAAATATGGGACACCACCGACGATCACTTCGCCGAATCCGTACGTCATCACCAGCGGAACGACCATTACGACCGATCCATCGATCACCACCAATGGCGTGACTGACTTCGGCAAGATTTATCGCGGCGCGATGGATGATGGACCTTTCACGTTGTGGGCGTTTGGTTCCACCTCAGCCTTTGATACTGCGCTAAATCTTGACACCGAGTTTTTTGCCGACCC
This window of the Terriglobia bacterium genome carries:
- a CDS encoding FecR domain-containing protein, with the translated sequence MKKFWTKTFSSKPVTVCGVLFILVAPTRLANAAALQEARVSQVIQDVRLLEAHAAPHAAAVNDKVTHGSAVRTGVESRAELTFNDLTITRLGANTIFSFTAGARQAELTQGAILLQVPPNAPPVRANTTAVTVAVMGGTALLSTGPPAKFMVLEGTGTIYPLGHPEKAVTVRGGEMVIAEGGHVSKPEKFDVKLVLATSPLVADFPSLANLPLILAVADQQAAQQQVVVSNRPPYQSMLDTIDVTDQSATSNPAVVDVRVETPTPSPPPPPPPPSKYGTPPTITSPNPYVITSGTTITTDPSITTNGVTDFGKIYRGAMDDGPFTLWAFGSTSAFDTALNLDTEFFADPNNLPIAVFKFQSLSLTGNPTIDTSNGGVTKLGLIGVDGITSGPPGGTLTFTGLDLLALATVNGSIDLTSDVSFQNLGTLAIYARG